The Planctomycetota bacterium DNA window CAGCTTTCAACGACTATCACCAACCCGGCATAACAGGCGCCGTGCAGCGCCCTGAAGGCGAGCCATGCCGGCGGCGTGACGAAGATCGCAAAGCAGAGCGCGATGGCCGACGCGATCGAGGCGAGGGCAGCGAAAGCGCGAATGTGGCCGACGCGTTGAATCAGGCTGGGCGCGTAGATCGAACCGGCGACGAAACCGGCGAAGTGAGCGGACATGACCACGCCAATCGTCTCATCGGCCATGCCTTCCAGCCCCGCGCGTACGCCCAGCAGCGTAGCCTGCAGACCGTTGCCCGCCACGAGCAGAGCGACCCCCGCCAGCAGCGCCCAGAGCTGCACGCTTGCGCGTGTCCTTGTTCTTGCCGATGTCATGGTTCCGTCGTTTTCGCCTGAGGGTTTCTCGAAATTCCGGTGCGACCCATCCGGCTCGGCGTGCCCACAACGAGGCCTCTTGGCCTCCGCGGCGATCTCCCAAGGACCGGCGCCCCGCACCAAAGAGGTCTGCAGACGTCGCCTTCCCGTGCTCGCAGAAATTTCCAGTACAGATTGGCCGATTGCCGTTCAAACAAAGATTTAAGTCCTCGCTCTCGCATGGTCGTTTAAGCACTGGACGTTCCGGATTGCGTCACTACATAGTCGTCGGATGGCCGCTCTGGATCGCATACGGCTTCCACTCGCCATGAAAAGAGGAGGGATTCGCTCGGGTAGTCGGGAGATGTCCAAATGCATCGCATCTTCCAAAGATTCATCGACGATATTTGGGAAAGCGTCGACCACAAGGGCCTGCAGGAGGCCATGGCCGAGGCGGCGGCCGCCCTGGACCTGCGCTGTTTCGCCTATCTGTCCATGCCCCGCCGGCGCGGCGCGGACGCGCAGGTGATCTCCACCTATCCCGTCGCCTGGACCGGCCATTACGTTGAAAGCCACTACGAGCGCGTCGACCCGGTCATTCTCCGAGCCGCGCGTGCCCCGGATCCGTTCGAGTGGGGCCACGGCGTAGACTTGAACGAACTCACACCGCCGCAGCAGCGGTTTTTCGACGAGGCCGCCGGCTTCGGCATCCGCTGCGGCTTCACAATCCCGATCCACGACGGCCAGGGACCGGTCGCGGCCATTACCTTCGCCGCCGACCAGCGCCATCCAGCGTTCCGCCGCAGCATCGAGACCCATGCGCCGGTCCTGCAGCTCATGGCGATGTATTTTCATGCCCATGCCCGCCGCAAGCTCGTCGCCGACCGCGTC harbors:
- a CDS encoding MFS transporter; this translates as MTSARTRTRASVQLWALLAGVALLVAGNGLQATLLGVRAGLEGMADETIGVVMSAHFAGFVAGSIYAPSLIQRVGHIRAFAALASIASAIALCFAIFVTPPAWLAFRALHGACYAGLVIVVESWLNASVSRERRGRVLALYMIVMYGSWAASQLFLTLTPADGFVLFCLVSVCLSLALVPITLTEAGIPGVVAARA
- a CDS encoding LuxR family transcriptional regulator, coding for MHRIFQRFIDDIWESVDHKGLQEAMAEAAAALDLRCFAYLSMPRRRGADAQVISTYPVAWTGHYVESHYERVDPVILRAARAPDPFEWGHGVDLNELTPPQQRFFDEAAGFGIRCGFTIPIHDGQGPVAAITFAADQRHPAFRRSIETHAPVLQLMAMYFHAHARRKLVADRVVEGAALSPREFECLEWAARGKSAWEIGRILGISRRTAAFHLDNAKAKLDVRTVCQAVARLSASRPTSH